From Clostridia bacterium, a single genomic window includes:
- a CDS encoding gamma-glutamyl-gamma-aminobutyrate hydrolase family protein: MGIVVGPDWEGKIAISRAYVEAVISGGGLPILLPASDDNEAAASYLEYIDGLLLPGGGDVDPLRFGQEPKPGSGAIFPERDQLEIQLVQAAQDRDLPVLGICRGMQVINIALGGDIYQDLKEVGSAVKHMQEAPRWYPTHSVRIEKGTLLAEAYPLAERRVNSFHHQAVKNLAPGFRASAWAPDGVIEAIESTKHRFLLGVQWHPECMWERDPCAQELFLRFTKACMGAARGQTA, translated from the coding sequence ATAGGCATAGTAGTTGGTCCCGATTGGGAAGGGAAGATCGCCATCAGCCGGGCTTATGTGGAGGCGGTGATTAGCGGCGGCGGTCTGCCAATACTTTTACCGGCCAGCGATGACAATGAGGCGGCGGCCAGCTACCTGGAGTACATAGACGGTTTGCTCCTGCCCGGCGGGGGCGATGTCGATCCGCTTCGCTTTGGCCAGGAGCCCAAGCCGGGGAGCGGCGCCATCTTCCCTGAGCGCGACCAGTTGGAAATTCAGCTGGTGCAAGCGGCCCAAGACCGGGATCTCCCGGTATTGGGCATCTGCCGGGGAATGCAGGTAATCAATATTGCCCTGGGGGGCGATATCTACCAAGATTTAAAAGAGGTTGGCTCTGCCGTAAAACACATGCAGGAAGCCCCGCGCTGGTATCCCACCCATTCGGTGCGAATCGAGAAGGGAACGCTCCTGGCCGAGGCCTACCCGTTAGCTGAGCGCCGGGTAAATAGCTTCCACCACCAGGCGGTAAAGAACCTGGCCCCGGGCTTCAGAGCCAGCGCTTGGGCCCCGGACGGGGTCATCGAAGCCATCGAGTCCACAAAGCACCGGTTCCTCTTGGGGGTGCAGTGGCACCCGGAGTGCATGTGGGAGCGGGATCCTTGTGCGCAGGAATTGTTTTTGCGGTTTACCAAAGCCTGCATGGGGGCAGCCAGAGGTCAAACAGCTTAA
- a CDS encoding ribbon-helix-helix protein, CopG family, with amino-acid sequence MPGLKRIMISLPETLLEEVDDLVISEHRNRSEFIREAMLNYLLERKRRVLREQMKRGYQEMAQINLALARESYEVENEAQGYYDGKLMECK; translated from the coding sequence TTGCCCGGCCTTAAGCGCATCATGATAAGCCTGCCAGAAACGCTCCTTGAGGAAGTTGACGATTTGGTGATTTCTGAGCACCGCAATCGCAGCGAATTTATCCGGGAGGCCATGTTAAACTATCTCTTGGAGCGGAAACGGCGTGTGCTTAGGGAGCAGATGAAGCGCGGTTACCAGGAAATGGCGCAAATCAACTTGGCTTTGGCTCGGGAAAGCTATGAAGTGGAAAACGAGGCTCAGGGTTATTATGATGGCAAATTGATGGAGTGCAAATAG
- a CDS encoding type II toxin-antitoxin system PemK/MazF family toxin — translation MQVKRGDVFYAELNPVVGSEQGGTRPVLIIQNDIGNQFSPTTIVLAITSQISKAKLPTHVEVDAKRSHLDRDSVILAEQIRTIDKSRLRQKVTTLDDEIMKKVNRAIEISVGLVEL, via the coding sequence ATGCAGGTGAAGCGAGGGGACGTCTTTTATGCCGAGCTGAATCCGGTGGTAGGATCGGAGCAGGGAGGCACCAGGCCCGTGCTCATAATTCAAAACGATATTGGCAACCAGTTCAGCCCGACCACCATTGTTTTGGCGATCACCTCTCAAATCTCCAAGGCCAAATTGCCCACCCATGTCGAAGTTGATGCTAAACGAAGCCACCTGGACCGCGATTCCGTCATCCTGGCCGAACAGATACGCACCATCGATAAAAGCCGGTTACGGCAAAAGGTAACTACTTTGGATGATGAAATCATGAAAAAGGTAAATCGGGCCATCGAGATTAGCGTTGGCTTGGTAGAATTATAG